The Pseudomonas putida nucleotide sequence TGATGGCAATGTTGCTGGTGATGCTGTGACCCAGGGAATCGGTGGCCTTGTAAGTGAAGTATTCGACCGTAGAGTCGGCACCCGGTGTATTGGCGGGCGAGGTCAGCGTGTAGGTATAGCTGCCGTCAGGGTTGACGCTGATCTGCCCATACTGGCCGACCGCGTTGCCCACCAGGCTGTAGGTAATTGCCCCTACACCACCGGACACCGAACCCACCAGCGAGCCGGACGCCGTTTCGCCGGTCGAGCTTGGGTCGCTGCCGATGGCGCTGCCTGCCGCCAGGTCGTTGCCATCCTTGTGCAGGTCCAGGGCTTTTTCGTACACCGTAACATCGCGGTCCTCGCAGGCCATGAGCCTTGCGTCGTGCACGTTGATGGTCAGGGTCGTGGTGCTTTCGTCGCCATCGGCATCGCGGATGGTGTAGACGAAGCGGTCGACGGCATCCCTCGGCGACTCCACGTCAGGGTTGGAGTGGTAGACCGCATTGCCCTTCTCGTCGATGGTCAGGTAGCCGTACTGGCCGTTCACCTGGCTGTTCAGCTGGCCGATGGCCGAAGTGGATGTGTCGCTGCCGGCACGCACGCCGACCACGTAGTTGCCATCGCCGCGCACGTCGGCACCGACCAGATCGTTGTACATCACATTGCCGCGCACCTCGTCGCCCTTGTAGACGCTGACAAAATCGCAATGGGCCTGGGGCACGTCGTCGACAATGCTGATGACAATGGTACTGGTGGCCGAATGGCCGTAGGCGTCCTGAACCTGATAGGTAAAGGATTCAGTGACGGTGTTGGCGCCATCGTTGGCATGGGTCGGTGAGTTTGCCGGTGAGGTCAGGGTATAGGTGTAGCTGCCGTCGGCATTCAGGTGAATCTGGCCGTATTGGCCAACGGCATTGCTGACCAGGCTGTAGGACAATGCGCCGATGCCACCACTGGCCAAACCGGCCAGGCTGCCAGAGGCGGTTTCCAGGGGCGATGTCGGATCGCTGCCGGTGACCGTACCGGCGGCCAGATCGCTGCCATCCTTGTTCAAGTCCAGGGCTTTCTCGAACACCGTGGCTTCGCCGTCCATGCACACTTCGATGCGCGGGTCATGCACGTTGATGGTGATCGTGGTGGTGCTTTCGTCACCGTCGGCATCGCGGATGGTGTAGACGAAGGTGTCGACGGCATCTCGCGGCGACACCACATCCGGGTTGGAGTGGTAGACCGCATTGCCCTTCTCGTCGATGGTCAGGTAGCCGTACTGGCCGTTCACCTGGGTGTTCAGCTGACCGATGGCCGAGGTACTGGTATCGCTGCCGGCGCGCACGCCGACCACGTAGTTGCCATCGCTGCGCACGTCGGCACCGACCACATCGTTGTACAGCACATTGCCGCGCACCTCGTCGCCCTTGTACACGCTGGTGTAATCGCTGTGGGCTTGCGGTACGTCGTCGACGATGGTGATGACGATGGTGCTGGTGGTCGAGTTGCCGACCGAGTCTTTCACCTGGTAAGTGAAGGTTTCAGTGACGGTGTTGGGGCCGTCATTGGCGTGGGCGGGTGAATTGGCCGGCGAAGTCAGGGTGTAGGTGTAGGTGCCGTCGGCGTTCAGGTGAAGCTGGCCGTACTGGCCCGTGGCATCGCTCAACAGGCTGTAGGTCAACGCACCGACACCGCCGCTGGCAGAGCCGACCAAGGTGCCGCTGGCGGTTTCGCGGGTCGAATCCGGGTCGCTGCCAGTAACGCTGCCGGCGGCCAGGTCATTGCCATCCTTGTGCAGGTCCAGAGCGTTTTCGTACACCGTGACATCGCGGTCCGCACAAGCCATCAGCGAGTTGTGGACGTTGATGGTGATCGTCGTGGTGCTTTCGTCACCGTCGGCATCGCGGATGGTGTAGACAAAGGTGTCGACGGCATCTCGCGGCGACACCACGTCCGGGTTGGAGTGGTAGACCGCGTTGCCCTTCTCGTCGATGGTCAGGTAGCCGTATTGGCCGTTTACCTGGGTGTTCAGCTGGCCGATGGCCGACGTAGAAGTGTCGCTACCGGCGCGCACGCCGACCACGTAGTTGCCATCGCCGCGCACGTCGGCACCGACCACATCGTTGTACAGCACATTGCCGCGTACCTCCTCGCCCTTGTACACGCTGGTGTAATCGCTGTGGGCTTGCGGTACGTCGTCGACGATGGTGATGACGATGGTGCTGGTGGTCGAGTTGCCGACCGAGTCTTTCACCTGGTAAGTGAAGGTTTCAGTGACGGTGTTGGGGCCGTCATTGGCGTGGGTGGGTGAATTGGCCGGCGAAGTCAGGGTGTAGGTGTAGGTGCCGTCGGCGTTCAGGTGAAGCTGGCCGTACTGGCCCGTGGCATCGCTCAACAGGCTGTAGGTCAACGCACCGACACCCCCGCTGGCAGAGCCGACCAAGGTGCCGCTGGCGGTTTCGCGGGTCGAATCCGGGTCGCTGCCAGTGACGCTGCCGGCGGCCAAGTCATTGCCATCCTTGTGCAGGTCCAGAGCGTTTTCGTACACCGTGACATCGCGGTCCGCACAAGCCATCAGCGAGTTGTGGACGTTGATGGTGATCGTCGTGGTGCTTTCGTCACCGTCGGCATCGCGGATGGTGTAGACGAAGGTGTCGACGGCATCTCGCGGCGACACCACGTCCGGGTTGGAGTGGTAGACCGCGTTGCCCTTCTCGTCGATGGTCAGGTAGCCGTATTGGCCGTTCACCTGGGTGTTCAGCTGGCCGATGGCCGACGTAGAAGTGTCGCTACCGGCGCGCACGCCGACCACGTAGTTGCCATCGCTGCGCACGTCGGCCCCGACCACATCGTTGTACATCACATTGCCGCGCACTACGTCGCCCTTGTACACACTCGTAAAATCGCTGTGGGCTTGCGGCACGTCGTCGACGATGGTGATGACAATGGTGCTGGTGGTCGAGTTGCCGACCGAATCTTTCACCTGGTAGGTGAACGTTTCGGTAACGGTGTTGGGGCCGTCATTGGCGTGGGTGGGTGAATTGGCCGGCGAAGTCAGGGTGTAGGTGTAGGTACCGTCGGCGTTCAGGTGAAGCTGGCCGTACTGGCCAGTGGCATTGCCCAACAGGCTGTAGGTCAACGCACCGACACCGCCGCTGGCCGTGCCCGCCAGGCTGCCGGACGCGGTTTCGCGGGTCGAGTCCGGGTCGCTGCCAGTGACGCTGCCGGCGGCCAGGTCGTTGCCGTCCTGATGCGTATCCAGGGCGCTCTCGTGGACCGTTACCCCGCCAACGGGGCCGGCAACGAGCGAGCAGTCCTGCACATTGATCGTGATGGTCGTGGTGCTCTCGTCACCGTCAGTGTCGCGAATGGTATAGACGAAAACGTCGCTGGCGCCTTGTGGCAGCACCGCATTCGGGTTGGCGTGATAGACCGCATTACCCGCCGCATCGATGGTCAAGGTGCCGTACTGGCCAACGATCGCGGTGTTGAGATTGCCGATGGCCGATGTCGACGTATCGGAGCCGGCGCGTGCGCCGACCACGACATTGCTCGTGCCCGCCTGGTCCGCCCCCAGCTTGTCGTTCCACAGCACGTTGCCCGTGGCTGTCCCGCCTTCCACCACGCTGGTGGTATCCGCCGCCGCCTGCGGTACGTCATCGACAATGTTCACGTCCAGGCTGCCGGTGGCGGTGCTGCCATCTACATCCTTGGCGACCACGTCGAAGTGCTCGCTGATGCTGTTGGTACCAGCGCCGTCCGGGTGGCTTTCGTTGCCAGTCAGGGTGTAGCTGTAGCTCACCACACCAGTGCTCGGGTTGTAGCCGGTGATGGTCAGGGTGTTGCCTTCCGGCGTCATCACCGATTGCGGGAAGCCGGCAGCCACGCCACCTGTGACCACGGCGATACCGCCCACGGTCAGGCTTTGCAGGCCGTCAGCCGCCGTCACCTTGAAGGTACCTTGCTGGGTCAGTGCACTCGCGTCTGGCGCGGTGCCGTCGCTCAGGTGCTTCTCGTAAACCGTCAGTTCGCCGTTCTGCACGGCCAGGCCGTCGAGAGTGACCGGGTTGTTGAGGTTGCTGATGTTCAGCGTCAACGTCGCCGTGCTGGTGTCGCCGTCAGCGTCCTTGATCGTGTAGGTGAAGTTCTCCACGCCATTGCCGCCACCGCCCAGGTTCTTGAAGTCCGGGGCGTTGGGGTTGAGTGTGTAGGTGTAGGAGCCGTCTGCGGCCAGCACCAGCGTGCCGTAGGTGCCGGTATAAGTGGCGGCAATCACTGGGCCGCCAGCCACGCGGTCGGCGCCTTGCACGTCGTTGGTCAGCACGTTGCCAGTCAGTTCGACATGCTGCTCGGTCGCCGTGACCCCGTTGCCATCGTTGAAAGCCTGCGGCGCATCATCGTGAATGATCACGTCCAGCGAACCTTGGGCGACATCGCCGTCACTGTCACTCACCAGAACCGGCAAGTGCTCGGTCAGCGACTTGGCCCCGTCGTCCTCGATATGTTGCCCGGTTGCAGTCAGCGTGTAGCTGTAATTCACCACGCCAGTGCTCGGGTTGTAGCCGGTAATCGTCAGGATGTTGCCCAGCCCGGTGGTGATCGACTGGCCAACGCCGGTCACCACGCCACCCGTGACCACATTGATGCCACCAACACTGAGGTTGAACACGCCATCCTGAGCCACCACGGTAAAGCTGCCGTGCTGGGTCAAGGCCGCTGCATCACTGGCAGAGCCCAGCGGCAGGTTCGCCTCGTTCAGGCTCAGCTCACCGGGTGTGATATCAAGGCCCAGCAGCGTGACCGGATGGTTTTCGTCTACCGTCGGGATGGACGGCTCCGTAGGCCCCGTGCCGCCATCGTCGCCGCCAACCGGCCGACCGTTGAGCGAACTACCATTGCTGGGGTCGAGACCGCCCACTTCGCGGTTGGCAAGCTCGGGAAAGCCATTGAAGCCTGCCGTCGGGAAGCCCACCACCGGATCGACACGGGCGCCGACTTCACTCAGCATGACGAAACTGTGGCCACCCCCCAGAGCCCCCGAAGCATTACCGTTGCCTGGCCCGGCAGCGGTTGCCTCGGCGCTTTGGGTGGGGTCGTCGCCAGCCGCAATCGCCTGCTGGATGCGCTCCACATCACTCAGTTGCGCATCGCTCGGTGCAACGTCGTGGCCCTGCACATGAGGTGCCCGGTTGGCGAGCAGGTCCGGGGTCATTTCCAGGCTGCTGTCACGGCCCAGGGTCAATTCGGCACCGTTCTGCAGGTGCACCGCCACGGCCCCCGCAGCCCCCGTTTCCAGTTGCTCGCCAGCGAACAGGCGGTCACCTTCGATCAAGGGTCGCCGACTACCATCGCTGGCAACTGCGAAAACCTGACCAATCACCTTGCTGACCACACCGACTAACTTAGCCATGAGCGCACGCCTCCCCTAACTGATCGGCTATATCAGCCAATGACATTGCGCAGGCAGGTGTGAGCAAGGAGTCCGAAAAATCTCAACGGTGAGAATCGTTCTCTCAGGCACTACTTTGGCGATAGTAGTAATGTAAGTTGGCCATCAATACATGCCAATTTTTTGTCGCCAAATACTGCTTTCACCTATCCGATCCGTGTCCTTAGCTGTAAAAAATCTGGAATTTCCTGAAGTGCCTGTAAGCCGCGCCTTGCAGCGGCTCGCAAATTCACTTGGATGAAACAATGTCTTGCTTTGCATAGACCGCATAAGTTTTTTTTCGCATATGCGTTATGAAAAAATATTCTTAGCTCGCGCGTTAAATGTTCTTAGCTCTGTTGTTACAAACGTGAAACGATTTGAACTATAAATATCGTCATTTTATTGGCGAAAGCAGGAATTTTTTGTGACCCAGGGAGAAGTACCCCCATGCGCGTTCTAACACCCCTCGCCAGCGCAATGCTGGTAGCCATGGCATGCACCAACGTCGAGGCGATGTCCCTCAACGAAGCTATCCAGAGTGCCGTGGATTACCACCCGCAGATCAGCTCGAATCGCAACAGCAAGCTTTCCGCCGACGAGGATGTGAAATTCGCCCGTGGTGGCTACTACCCGACCGTGGACCTCGTCGCCGGTTACGGGCGCCAGCGTTCGGACAACCTCAATACCCGCGGCCTCAACCCGGACGGCACGACCAACCACAACAAGGAAACCCTGAACTACACACAGTCGGAACTGCGCCTGCGGCAGATGATCTTCGACGGCTTCAACACCGCCAACGAGGTGGGCCGCACCGAGGCAGTGGCGACCTCGCGCGCCTATTACACCCAGGCCATCGCCCAGGACGTCGCCTTGCGCACGGTCGAGGTGTACCTGGAGGTGCTCAAGCGTCGAGAGCTGGTGGACCTGGCCAAGAACAACCTGCAAGCGCACTTGCGCGTCAACGACCAGATCGGCCTGCGCAGCGAGCGCGGCGTAGGCAGCACCGCCGACCTCGACCAGTCCCGCGCCCGTCGCGCCCTGGCAGAAAACAACCTGGATACCGCCGAAGTCGACCTCGCCGATGCCGAAGCCAACTTCTACAGCGTGGTCGGCCGCGTGCCTGACGAGCTGGAAGGGCCACAGTCGATCAAGGTGGAAATACCCGGCACCCTCGACCAGGCACGCGAAGGCATGCGCCAGAACAACCCTTACCTCAAATCGGCCCAGGCCGACGTCAATGCCGCAGAACAGCAGTACGAAGTGGCCAAGTCGCCGTTCTACCCGCGCCTGGACGCGGTGCTGGCCACAGGTGCCAACAACAATATCGGTGGCGAGCAAGGCCACAGCAACAACGACTGGCAGGCCGGCGTCGAGCTCAGTTACAACCTGTTCCGTGGCGGCAGTGACAAGGCTCGGCTGCAATCCGATGCGCACAAGATCAACCAGGCCCTGGACATCCGCAACAATGCCCTGCGCGAGCTGACCGAAAACCTCAGCCTGTCCTGGAACGCCATGAACAACGCCCGCAAGCAGACCCCGACCGCACGTGAGTACGCCGAGACCACCCAGCGCGTGCGCGCGGCCTACCAGGACCAGTTCGGCCTGGGCCAGCGCACCCTGCTCGACGTGCTCGACAGTGAAAACGAGCTGTACAACGCCAACCGCCGCTACACCGAAGTGCGCTACACCGAAGAGTTTTCCATGTACCGGGTACTGGCGACCATGGGTGAACTGTTGAGCAAGCAACGTATTTCACTACCCCCGGAGGCTATCGCCAACAACGAGGTACGGACCGAAGCCAGATTGCCCGAGATGCGCTAAGCGTCGCACGCACTGGCACGGATCGCCTGCACAGCAACCCATCCACCCTGGCGGGAGTAGGCCATCGTGACCAGTATGCAAAGCGCGCAACCGCGTCCGGATGTCGATGACCCACTGCTCGATGGCCTGCTGATCCTGTGCCGGCTGCACGGTCGCCCTGCCAGCCGTGCCAGCCTGTGTAGCGGCCTGCCCCTGGCCCAGCAGCGCCTGGGCGTAGGCTTGCTGCCGCGCGCTGCGGCGCGAGCCGGCCTGCAAGCGCGGGTGCTGGAACGAGCGCTTGATGACATCTCGGCGCTCAACCTGCCCGTGCTGCTGTTGCTCGACAATGGCCGCAGCGCGGTGTTGCAACGCTGGGGCGATGACGGCCGTGCGCTGATCCTGCCCTGCGAAGCTGAAGGTGGCGAGCAATGGGTCGAACGTGAAGCATTGCAACAGGCCTATAGCGGCAACGCCCTGTTCGCCCGCCCACGCCATACCCTGGAAGACGTGCGTGCTCCGCTGCTGCCGCGGGTCAACGCCTGGTTCCGCGACACCCTGCGCCATTCCCGCTGGCTGTACGGCGACGCCCTGCTGGCCAGCCTGCTGATCAACCTGCTCGGCCTGATGGTGCCGCTGTTCGTCATGCAGACCTACGACCGCGTGGTGCCCAACCAGGCGCTGTCGACCTTGTGGGTGCTGGTCGCCGGCCTTTTCTTAGGCACCGCCTTCGAGCTGGTGCTGCGCATGGTCCGCGCCCACCTGCTGGACCAGGCCGGCAAGAAAACCGACCTGATCCTCTCCGCCACCCTGTTCGAGCGCATCACCGGCATGGCCATGAAGGCCAAGCCCGCCACCATCGGTGGTTTCGCCCAGAGCATCCATGACTTCCAGGGCCTGCGTGAATTTCTCACCGCCGTTACCCTGACCAGCATCATCGACCTGCCCTTCGTGGCCCTGATGCTGCTGGTGATCGGCCTGCTCGGTGGCTGGCTGGTACTGATCCCGCTGATCGCCTTCCCGCTGGCAGTGGGCTTTGCCCTGATCATCCAGGCCCGCCTGCGCGACACCGTGCAGAAAAGCCTGAGCCTCGGTGCCGTGCGCCAGGCCCTGCTGATCGAAACCCTGGGCGGCCTGGAAACCCTCAAGGCCTGCGGCGCCGAAAGCGAACGCCAGTACCAGTGGGAGCACACCAACGCCGCCATCGCCCGCCTCGAC carries:
- a CDS encoding retention module-containing protein produces the protein MAKLVGVVSKVIGQVFAVASDGSRRPLIEGDRLFAGEQLETGAAGAVAVHLQNGAELTLGRDSSLEMTPDLLANRAPHVQGHDVAPSDAQLSDVERIQQAIAAGDDPTQSAEATAAGPGNGNASGALGGGHSFVMLSEVGARVDPVVGFPTAGFNGFPELANREVGGLDPSNGSSLNGRPVGGDDGGTGPTEPSIPTVDENHPVTLLGLDITPGELSLNEANLPLGSASDAAALTQHGSFTVVAQDGVFNLSVGGINVVTGGVVTGVGQSITTGLGNILTITGYNPSTGVVNYSYTLTATGQHIEDDGAKSLTEHLPVLVSDSDGDVAQGSLDVIIHDDAPQAFNDGNGVTATEQHVELTGNVLTNDVQGADRVAGGPVIAATYTGTYGTLVLAADGSYTYTLNPNAPDFKNLGGGGNGVENFTYTIKDADGDTSTATLTLNISNLNNPVTLDGLAVQNGELTVYEKHLSDGTAPDASALTQQGTFKVTAADGLQSLTVGGIAVVTGGVAAGFPQSVMTPEGNTLTITGYNPSTGVVSYSYTLTGNESHPDGAGTNSISEHFDVVAKDVDGSTATGSLDVNIVDDVPQAAADTTSVVEGGTATGNVLWNDKLGADQAGTSNVVVGARAGSDTSTSAIGNLNTAIVGQYGTLTIDAAGNAVYHANPNAVLPQGASDVFVYTIRDTDGDESTTTITINVQDCSLVAGPVGGVTVHESALDTHQDGNDLAAGSVTGSDPDSTRETASGSLAGTASGGVGALTYSLLGNATGQYGQLHLNADGTYTYTLTSPANSPTHANDGPNTVTETFTYQVKDSVGNSTTSTIVITIVDDVPQAHSDFTSVYKGDVVRGNVMYNDVVGADVRSDGNYVVGVRAGSDTSTSAIGQLNTQVNGQYGYLTIDEKGNAVYHSNPDVVSPRDAVDTFVYTIRDADGDESTTTITINVHNSLMACADRDVTVYENALDLHKDGNDLAAGSVTGSDPDSTRETASGTLVGSASGGVGALTYSLLSDATGQYGQLHLNADGTYTYTLTSPANSPTHANDGPNTVTETFTYQVKDSVGNSTTSTIVITIVDDVPQAHSDYTSVYKGEEVRGNVLYNDVVGADVRGDGNYVVGVRAGSDTSTSAIGQLNTQVNGQYGYLTIDEKGNAVYHSNPDVVSPRDAVDTFVYTIRDADGDESTTTITINVHNSLMACADRDVTVYENALDLHKDGNDLAAGSVTGSDPDSTRETASGTLVGSASGGVGALTYSLLSDATGQYGQLHLNADGTYTYTLTSPANSPAHANDGPNTVTETFTYQVKDSVGNSTTSTIVITIVDDVPQAHSDYTSVYKGDEVRGNVLYNDVVGADVRSDGNYVVGVRAGSDTSTSAIGQLNTQVNGQYGYLTIDEKGNAVYHSNPDVVSPRDAVDTFVYTIRDADGDESTTTITINVHDPRIEVCMDGEATVFEKALDLNKDGSDLAAGTVTGSDPTSPLETASGSLAGLASGGIGALSYSLVSNAVGQYGQIHLNADGSYTYTLTSPANSPTHANDGANTVTESFTYQVQDAYGHSATSTIVISIVDDVPQAHCDFVSVYKGDEVRGNVMYNDLVGADVRGDGNYVVGVRAGSDTSTSAIGQLNSQVNGQYGYLTIDEKGNAVYHSNPDVESPRDAVDRFVYTIRDADGDESTTTLTINVHDARLMACEDRDVTVYEKALDLHKDGNDLAAGSAIGSDPSSTGETASGSLVGSVSGGVGAITYSLVGNAVGQYGQISVNPDGSYTYTLTSPANTPGADSTVEYFTYKATDSLGHSITSNIAITIVDDVPNAVCAERSITPGQVDSNILLVVDVSSSMASASGIPGLTRLEAAKQAIAALLDKYDDMGDIKVQIVTFGTGAEIKSAEWVSIDVAKSIVNGLHAGGTTHYDSAATTAQTAFAQNGKLDGAQNVSYFFSDGEPSSGHAITPARETTWEAFLDSNGIKAYAIGLGKDINAGNLNPLAYDGTSHTDTNAVIVTDFNQLHGVLSGTVQGSPITGSLLSDGTFGADGGFIKALLVDGTTYTYDPKANAGQGGYLASGVADNASFDTTGNTLTIKTSLGGNLLVNMDSGEFTYTPPKGADYLQSERFGFMVSDNDGDTSSADLLVLINGNHAPMAGADHVITNITGASITVPSEALLANDSDADNDRLSAAPITVDTNFASKGAGFTLGNSVASISFDGHGNTLDNQFKALERSAFTTAAGSMTAALVVLGYLGNISSSNANSEDVITVSLRKGETLQLDHDRPDGNVGLEWKDANGSYQPIADGGSFTASHDGVYSIHVVNQINPSDHSKAAESYKLSLVVDYSNAVNEVHQASYTVTDGHGGSAAGAVDITYQAGTTLDGTASNDVLMASNADTILNGGDGHDVLVGGAGNDQLYGGNGDDLLIGGAGNDLLDGGAGNDTASYASATSAVTVDLSLGGPQNTHGAGIDTLVSIENLIGSDYNDTLIGNAGDNVLNGGLGNDVLKGGDGNDTLIGGPGDDIMTGGNGNDTFVWQKGDTGHDTVTDFTPGSDHLDLSQLLQGENATAASLDDYLHFKVSGTGSNVVSTIEVSSVAGAAPTQTIDLAGVDLAQHYGVTAGAGGVISAGHDTATIINGMINDHSLKVDTV
- a CDS encoding TolC family outer membrane protein, translated to MRVLTPLASAMLVAMACTNVEAMSLNEAIQSAVDYHPQISSNRNSKLSADEDVKFARGGYYPTVDLVAGYGRQRSDNLNTRGLNPDGTTNHNKETLNYTQSELRLRQMIFDGFNTANEVGRTEAVATSRAYYTQAIAQDVALRTVEVYLEVLKRRELVDLAKNNLQAHLRVNDQIGLRSERGVGSTADLDQSRARRALAENNLDTAEVDLADAEANFYSVVGRVPDELEGPQSIKVEIPGTLDQAREGMRQNNPYLKSAQADVNAAEQQYEVAKSPFYPRLDAVLATGANNNIGGEQGHSNNDWQAGVELSYNLFRGGSDKARLQSDAHKINQALDIRNNALRELTENLSLSWNAMNNARKQTPTAREYAETTQRVRAAYQDQFGLGQRTLLDVLDSENELYNANRRYTEVRYTEEFSMYRVLATMGELLSKQRISLPPEAIANNEVRTEARLPEMR
- a CDS encoding type I secretion system permease/ATPase — its product is MQSAQPRPDVDDPLLDGLLILCRLHGRPASRASLCSGLPLAQQRLGVGLLPRAAARAGLQARVLERALDDISALNLPVLLLLDNGRSAVLQRWGDDGRALILPCEAEGGEQWVEREALQQAYSGNALFARPRHTLEDVRAPLLPRVNAWFRDTLRHSRWLYGDALLASLLINLLGLMVPLFVMQTYDRVVPNQALSTLWVLVAGLFLGTAFELVLRMVRAHLLDQAGKKTDLILSATLFERITGMAMKAKPATIGGFAQSIHDFQGLREFLTAVTLTSIIDLPFVALMLLVIGLLGGWLVLIPLIAFPLAVGFALIIQARLRDTVQKSLSLGAVRQALLIETLGGLETLKACGAESERQYQWEHTNAAIARLDAHARNLSSLASNGTLFIQQFCGMATIVAGVYSIIAGNLSVGALVASYMLGSRVLAPLGQIAGLITRYQQAQLTMRSTDALMALPQERQLDQQALEHTTLKGGLTLSHITFRYPGQVSPALHDVNLTITPGERIGIIGRSGSGKSTLGRQLMGFHHPDEGQVLLDNLDLRQLDIADLRSQIGYVAHDLPLLAGSLRDNLTLGARHISDARMLEVAELTGVSELARQHPNGFDRPVGERGQLLSGGQRQAVLLARALLLEPPILILDEPTSHMDNSSEEQLRQRLLSWVPGKTVLLVTHRTSMLSLVDRLVVLDNGKIVADGPKDSVVDALRKGRIGSAL